One segment of Acidianus sp. HS-5 DNA contains the following:
- a CDS encoding DUF1641 domain-containing protein: MIETADVELTALDEILTPEKLLSVNHALELLEKLDKLGIIDVVNGVLDDEEYLGKIMGAIVNDKTLTLINNFDKLTGLLDFLMDAETMDNVKYALSLVGKLKGTGIIDPIIGILQDEEYMSKIMGAIVNDKVLELIGQWNNIVDLITDLTDAETLSAIKSTVGLLKDLNKSGIIDPIKGILHDEEYMGKIMGALVNDFTLNLISSWNQITSDLSKIDMTNFKYYIQLINSIGEGLKEGKMMDTINIVKDIAKEQSTVNLLTAVGNALKSEKVKPIGLGGLLSSLRDPEVQKGLGVVIEILKNIGSYYKS; encoded by the coding sequence TCATGCATTAGAACTCCTAGAGAAGTTAGATAAACTTGGCATCATAGATGTAGTTAACGGAGTACTTGATGATGAGGAGTACTTAGGGAAAATAATGGGAGCTATTGTAAACGACAAGACCCTTACCTTGATAAACAACTTTGATAAACTTACTGGGTTACTAGATTTTTTAATGGATGCCGAAACAATGGATAATGTTAAGTATGCCTTAAGTTTAGTAGGCAAACTTAAGGGTACTGGAATTATAGATCCAATAATAGGAATTTTACAAGACGAGGAATACATGAGCAAAATAATGGGAGCTATTGTAAACGACAAAGTACTTGAATTAATAGGACAATGGAATAATATTGTAGACCTTATAACTGACTTAACAGACGCTGAAACGCTTTCTGCAATAAAATCTACTGTTGGATTACTTAAGGACCTTAATAAGTCAGGGATAATAGATCCTATAAAAGGTATTCTACACGATGAGGAATACATGGGAAAAATAATGGGCGCATTAGTTAACGACTTTACACTGAACCTTATATCTAGTTGGAACCAGATAACTTCAGATTTATCTAAAATAGATATGACTAATTTCAAATATTATATACAATTAATAAACTCTATTGGAGAGGGATTGAAAGAAGGAAAAATGATGGACACTATAAATATAGTAAAAGATATTGCAAAAGAACAATCAACAGTAAATTTACTAACTGCAGTAGGAAATGCATTAAAATCTGAGAAAGTAAAACCGATTGGATTAGGAGGACTACTCTCGAGTTTAAGAGATCCAGAAGTTCAGAAAGGCTTAGGAGTAGTTATAGAGATCTTAAAGAATATAGGATCTTACTACAAGTCATGA